Part of the Phycisphaerae bacterium genome, CCGCCACCGAACACCATTCTGGACGCTCGGGCGCGTCTGATAACACGGAACTCCCCCTGCGTCACCTCGCGCGGGCTTAAACGCGCAGAGCGCGGCCGGACCAGCGCCGGCCGCTGCCAGCGCCCGGGGGAACCCAGCGCCGGCGACCAGGCGATTCCACGCGCCGGGCCGTGTGGAATCTGTGGGCCATCCCGCTACACTACCGGGCTCGCAACGGAGAGCACCGATGAGCGTCCGCAACCTGGATTCGTTGTTCAAGCCGACCTCCGTCGCCGTTATCGGGGCATCGAACAGCCCGCTGAGCATCGGCGGCGTCGTGATGCGAAACCTGCTGAAGGCCGGCTTCAACGGCCCGATCATGCCGGTGAATCCGAAGTACCCCGCGGTGGCCGGCGTGCTCACGTATCCGGACGTCGCCCATTTGCCGGTCGCGCCCGACCTGGGGGTCATCTGCACGCCACCCGCCACCGTGCCCGGTCTGATTCATGAACTCGGCGAGCGCGGCACGCGGGCCGCCATCGTCATCACCGCCGGCCTCTCCAACGTGCGGATGCCCGACGGTCGCACGGTGCAGGACGCGATGCTCGCCGCCGCACAGCCCTTCCTGCTGCGCATCCTCGGCCCCAACTGCGTGGGCCTGCTCGTGCCCAAGCTGGGGTTGAACGCCACGTTCGCGCACACCGAAATCCAGACGGGGTCGATCGGCTTCGTGTCGCAGTCCGGCGGGTTTTGCACGGCGACGCTCGACTGGGCCCGCGCACGCGGCATCGGCTTCTCACATTTCGTTTCGCTCGGCAATAGTGCCGACGTCGACTTTTCCGACGTGCTCGACTACCTCGGCAGCACTCCCGAGACGACTGCCATCCTGCTCTACATGGAATCGATCGGCGCCGACGAGGCCCGCAAGTTCATGTCGGCCGCCCGCGCCGCGTCACGCAACAAGCCGGTGCTGGCGATCAAGGCCGGCCGCTACGCTGAAGGCGCCCGCGCCGCGGCCTCGCACACCGGCGCCCTGGCCGGCGCCGACAACGTCTACGATGCCGCGCTGCGGCGTGCCGGTATTCTGCGTGTGTTCACCCTCGACGAGCTGTTCGACGCGGTCGAAACGCTCGCCCGCGCCCGCCCTCTCAGGGGCGAACGCCTGGCGATTCTCACCAACGGCGGCGGCCCGGGCGTCATCGCCACGGACGCCCTGATCGCCGATGGCGGGCAGCTCGCGGAATTCTCCGACGAGACCATGCGGAAATTGCACGCCCTGCTGCCCGGCACGTGGTCCCAGGGCAATCCCGTGGACATGGTGGGCGACGCCGACGCGCGCGTCTACGCCCAGTCGCTGCGCATTCTGCTCGATGACCCGGGCATCGACACCATCCTCGTGATGAACGCCCCCAGCGCGGTCGCCCCGCCCGAGGACGCCGCCCGCGGAATCGTCGACATCGTCCGCGATGCCCGGCTGCCCATTCTGACCAGTTGGCTGGGGGGCGAGGCCGCCGGCCGCGCCCGCCAGATCTTCGCGCAGTCCGGCATCCCCACCTACGACACCCCCGAGAGCGCGGTCCGGGCCTTCATGCACATGGTCCGCTACCGGCGAAATCAGGAGATTCTGACCCAGACGCCCCCATCGGCGCCCACCGACTTCACACCCACACCCGGCGCCGCCCGCGCCGTGATCGAGACCGCGCTCGCCGAGGACCGCGACCTGCTCACCGAGCCGGAGGCCAAACAGCTACTGGCGGCATACGGCATTCCGGTCGTCGAGACGCGCGTGGCCGCGACCCCCTTCGAGGCCGCGCAGATGGCCGAGCAGATGGGCTTCCCGGTGGCGCTGAAGATCCTCTCGCCGGATATCACCCACAAATCGGATGTGGGCGGCGTCGCACTGGCGCTCGACGCGTCCGACGACGTGTGGACCGCCGCAGTGACCATGCAGACGCGTATCAACAAGCGCTTCCCGGACGCGCGGCTGAGCGGCTTCACGGTTCAGAAGATGGCGCAGCGGCCGCACGCCCTGGAGTTGATCATCGGCGTGAGCACCGATCCGATCTTTGGGCCTGTCATCCTGTTCGGACGCGGCGGCACCGCCGTCGAAGTGATCGCCGACAGCGCCACCGCCCTGCCGCCGATGAACATGAGCCTCGCGCGGCACATGATCGCGCGCACCCGCGTCTACCGTCTCCTCAAGGGCTACCGCGACCGCAAGCCCGCC contains:
- a CDS encoding bifunctional acetate--CoA ligase family protein/GNAT family N-acetyltransferase — translated: MSVRNLDSLFKPTSVAVIGASNSPLSIGGVVMRNLLKAGFNGPIMPVNPKYPAVAGVLTYPDVAHLPVAPDLGVICTPPATVPGLIHELGERGTRAAIVITAGLSNVRMPDGRTVQDAMLAAAQPFLLRILGPNCVGLLVPKLGLNATFAHTEIQTGSIGFVSQSGGFCTATLDWARARGIGFSHFVSLGNSADVDFSDVLDYLGSTPETTAILLYMESIGADEARKFMSAARAASRNKPVLAIKAGRYAEGARAAASHTGALAGADNVYDAALRRAGILRVFTLDELFDAVETLARARPLRGERLAILTNGGGPGVIATDALIADGGQLAEFSDETMRKLHALLPGTWSQGNPVDMVGDADARVYAQSLRILLDDPGIDTILVMNAPSAVAPPEDAARGIVDIVRDARLPILTSWLGGEAAGRARQIFAQSGIPTYDTPESAVRAFMHMVRYRRNQEILTQTPPSAPTDFTPTPGAARAVIETALAEDRDLLTEPEAKQLLAAYGIPVVETRVAATPFEAAQMAEQMGFPVALKILSPDITHKSDVGGVALALDASDDVWTAAVTMQTRINKRFPDARLSGFTVQKMAQRPHALELIIGVSTDPIFGPVILFGRGGTAVEVIADSATALPPMNMSLARHMIARTRVYRLLKGYRDRKPADLDAICMTLIQISQLIVDRPEIVELDINPLFADSAGVLALDARVRIAPAGTAGAAGAKRLAIRPYPRELEETIRLPSGREVFVRPIRPEDAPAHREFIARITPDDLRFRFLGVTRDVPPSEMARLTQIDYDREMAFIAIAPNASGEDETLAVVRTVGNPDNTKADFAVMVRSDLKRSGLGSALMQKMIRYCKSRGTQEIVGEVLADNQAMLNLTTRLGFTVKPLPETGRCEVRLRLT